A stretch of the Chlorobiota bacterium genome encodes the following:
- a CDS encoding long-chain fatty acid--CoA ligase — protein sequence MPLVSKFSTISELFISVSKHFQGSDKNAFLRKVKGNYEGVKYDNFYLQVESFALGLRSLGLERGDTIGIMSENRLEWMITDFACTCCGYPDVPTFPILTPKQLEFIFNDSKVKAIVCSNSLQLGKLNKIIDNIPSLKNIIVMQPEALEMFPSLKEKYAILFEDVIKRGKKLSEAVIGQLETISKSTNPEDLLTIIYTSGTTGNPKGVMLTHSNLVSNIVSSVEFLPIDSNDLVLSYLPLCHSYERMAGYYSCFACGATIAYADSIETVAENLIEVKPTIMTSVPRLFERIKNRVEKNVLTQSTYKQKIFKWSILIGKEVYWKQCNGEAVSIILKAKHKIADSLVLSKIRERTGGRIRFFTSGGAPLSKNIGEFFFALGLKIIEGYGLTETSPVISFTPFKNPILGTVGNVLSNVEVKIAEDGEILVRGPNVMKGYFNSPELTNEAIDSEGWFHTGDIGIFEEHGYLKITDRKKNIIVSSGGKNITPTPIENLLFESRFVDQILIIGDNRPFLTALIVPNIEFIKEFALSQNMNFGNLNSIEELKKLLDNDIIILTVEADIKRLQKDLSTFEKVRKIELLPEPFTVENGMMTPTLKIKRKIVELNYNDLIDNLYKEIDLD from the coding sequence ATGCCTTTAGTATCAAAATTCTCAACAATTTCTGAATTGTTTATAAGTGTATCTAAACATTTTCAAGGTAGTGATAAAAATGCCTTTTTAAGGAAAGTAAAAGGAAATTATGAAGGGGTTAAATATGATAATTTTTATCTCCAAGTTGAATCGTTTGCTTTGGGATTAAGGTCTTTAGGCTTAGAAAGAGGCGACACAATAGGAATAATGAGCGAGAATAGACTTGAATGGATGATTACCGATTTTGCTTGTACATGTTGTGGATATCCTGACGTTCCTACTTTTCCAATTCTAACACCAAAACAATTAGAATTTATTTTTAACGATTCAAAAGTGAAAGCAATTGTGTGTTCAAATAGCTTACAATTGGGTAAGCTCAATAAAATAATCGATAATATACCTTCGCTAAAAAACATCATTGTAATGCAGCCTGAAGCATTAGAGATGTTCCCATCCTTAAAAGAAAAATATGCAATACTTTTTGAAGATGTTATCAAAAGAGGAAAAAAATTATCAGAAGCAGTAATTGGTCAACTTGAAACAATTTCAAAATCAACTAATCCTGAAGATTTATTAACAATAATTTACACATCTGGAACAACAGGCAATCCAAAAGGAGTCATGCTAACTCATAGTAATCTAGTTTCAAACATAGTTTCATCTGTAGAATTTTTACCAATTGATTCTAATGATTTAGTTTTAAGTTATTTACCATTATGCCACAGTTATGAACGAATGGCAGGGTATTATAGTTGTTTCGCATGTGGAGCTACAATAGCTTATGCAGATTCAATAGAAACTGTTGCTGAAAATTTGATTGAAGTAAAACCTACAATCATGACTTCAGTACCAAGATTGTTTGAAAGAATCAAAAATAGGGTTGAAAAAAATGTATTGACCCAATCAACATATAAACAAAAAATTTTTAAATGGTCAATTTTAATAGGAAAAGAAGTTTATTGGAAACAATGTAATGGTGAAGCTGTTTCAATAATTTTAAAAGCAAAACATAAAATTGCAGATTCCTTAGTATTATCAAAAATTAGAGAAAGGACTGGTGGAAGAATTAGATTTTTCACATCAGGAGGAGCTCCATTATCAAAAAATATTGGTGAATTTTTCTTTGCTTTAGGTTTAAAAATTATTGAAGGTTACGGTCTAACCGAAACATCACCAGTAATTTCTTTTACTCCATTTAAAAATCCAATTTTAGGAACTGTTGGTAATGTGTTATCAAATGTTGAAGTTAAAATTGCTGAAGATGGTGAGATTTTGGTTCGTGGACCAAATGTAATGAAAGGTTACTTTAATTCTCCTGAACTAACAAATGAAGCAATTGATTCTGAAGGTTGGTTTCATACAGGAGATATAGGAATATTCGAAGAGCATGGTTACTTGAAAATTACTGATAGAAAAAAGAACATTATTGTAAGTTCAGGAGGGAAAAATATTACTCCAACTCCAATTGAAAACTTATTATTTGAAAGTAGATTTGTAGATCAGATTTTAATTATTGGTGATAACAGACCATTTTTAACAGCACTTATAGTCCCAAATATTGAATTCATTAAAGAGTTTGCTTTATCTCAAAACATGAACTTTGGAAATTTAAATTCAATAGAAGAGTTAAAAAAATTGCTCGATAATGATATTATTATTCTTACAGTTGAAGCTGATATAAAAAGATTACAGAAAGATTTATCTACATTTGAAAAAGTAAGAAAGATTGAACTTTTACCTGAACCATTTACAGTAGAAAATGGAATGATGACTCCAACATTGAAAATTAAGAGAAAGATTGTTGAACTGAATTATAACGATTTAATTGACAATTTATATAAAGAAATTGATCTTGATTAG
- a CDS encoding OmpA family protein → MILSNTIALSQINSFNSIKTDSTKLAKDSVIFKSQLNNSKSKLDSNSKFTNIKVKQENVIVTKSNLDSINNSDRLDAFKSMKATKDTINEAKNNKVKNDAKLKSKAEKKLDSAFIGKTVYIKLIYEKELLDSVYHWYAGFHGGFDYSFHTSDGIDCLKDSTCPKYKYGHGPGFYLGGNLEWRPKPSFGLLFKMTFLPVWADFNETLDSARVKDINYNIVPLIREHSLSVYTSHLNFDLLPKYIYNNWNFYLGPTIGLLLSKNWTAQSKIISPNNVTFPNNQRDTFFFRNVEIPNTNTFQAGITTGISYDFIYSNHRIVSPELSFNYPITYINSDFNWRQLNLMIGVAIKFGIKKFEPPRIERLIEKLFRDTIVIKTSKDEKRKFQEGLPILKRVDTFELEKERLITRTLTQTDTIFKRELIAKITPWETNGNTRADTAKIIRLSSNYLADSYPILPIIFFDLNSSKIPDRYVNLISTENYLTKALEIAPVVLHRNVLNIIGERMLKSTTSKLKLIGYTDKISENGDCELALARAKEVQSYLVNIWKISPSRVEITKNKGKCVPSVVSSIQTDEAFAENRRVEIETNNPAILAPVTKKTYSDSIGIFPPLIDYDPMGSSYGDDVESWNLDVKQDSNVIFNANGKGAPKTATQSITTALAASLTNNRQVDVILTLKNFEGDKATDYKRMMVVKDSSAGEIKRLWLTFFKVAKNNLDPVAEASLRVFLQGIKSTDEVNIVGYADKLGNEAFNKKLSNTRAKQVSANVKRIAPNAKISKGEGIGSLAFPPGVSSYETPEERFLSRTVQIDVSRTVASKNIIVK, encoded by the coding sequence TTGATTTTAAGTAATACAATTGCTTTAAGTCAAATTAATTCATTTAATTCTATTAAAACTGACTCAACAAAATTAGCTAAGGATTCTGTTATTTTTAAGAGTCAATTAAATAACTCAAAAAGTAAATTAGATTCAAATAGTAAGTTTACAAACATCAAAGTAAAGCAAGAAAATGTGATTGTTACTAAATCTAATTTAGACTCAATAAACAACAGTGATAGGCTTGATGCATTCAAGTCTATGAAAGCTACAAAAGATACTATTAATGAAGCAAAAAATAATAAAGTTAAAAATGATGCTAAATTAAAATCAAAAGCTGAAAAGAAATTAGATTCTGCATTTATTGGTAAAACTGTTTATATAAAATTAATTTATGAAAAAGAACTTTTAGATTCTGTTTATCATTGGTATGCAGGATTTCATGGAGGTTTCGATTATTCATTTCATACTTCTGATGGAATAGATTGTTTGAAAGACTCAACTTGTCCTAAATACAAGTATGGTCATGGACCAGGATTTTATTTGGGTGGAAATCTTGAGTGGAGACCAAAACCATCATTTGGATTATTGTTTAAAATGACCTTTCTACCTGTTTGGGCTGATTTTAATGAAACTTTAGATAGTGCTAGAGTAAAGGATATTAATTATAATATAGTTCCCCTTATCAGAGAACATTCTTTATCAGTTTATACATCTCATTTAAATTTTGATTTGCTACCAAAGTACATTTATAATAATTGGAATTTTTATTTAGGTCCTACAATTGGTTTATTATTAAGTAAAAATTGGACAGCACAAAGCAAAATAATTTCACCAAATAATGTAACTTTCCCAAACAATCAAAGGGATACATTTTTCTTTAGAAATGTTGAAATACCTAACACTAATACTTTTCAGGCTGGGATTACAACTGGGATTTCTTATGATTTTATTTATTCTAATCATAGGATTGTATCTCCGGAATTATCTTTTAATTATCCAATTACTTATATCAATTCTGATTTTAATTGGAGACAATTGAATTTAATGATTGGAGTAGCAATTAAATTTGGAATTAAAAAATTTGAACCACCAAGAATTGAAAGATTAATAGAAAAACTATTTAGAGATACTATTGTAATAAAAACTTCTAAAGATGAAAAGAGAAAATTTCAAGAAGGTTTACCAATATTGAAAAGAGTAGATACTTTTGAACTTGAAAAAGAAAGGCTCATAACAAGAACATTAACTCAAACAGATACTATTTTTAAAAGAGAACTTATAGCAAAAATTACACCTTGGGAAACAAACGGAAATACACGTGCAGATACTGCAAAAATCATTAGACTTTCTTCCAATTATTTAGCAGATTCTTACCCAATATTACCAATAATTTTCTTTGATTTAAATTCATCAAAAATTCCTGACAGATATGTTAATTTAATTTCTACAGAAAATTATTTGACAAAAGCTCTAGAAATAGCTCCAGTAGTACTTCATAGAAATGTATTAAATATTATTGGTGAGAGAATGTTAAAAAGCACAACTTCTAAATTAAAATTAATTGGATATACTGATAAAATTTCTGAAAATGGGGATTGTGAATTAGCTTTAGCAAGAGCGAAAGAAGTTCAATCATATTTAGTTAATATCTGGAAGATTAGCCCTTCTAGAGTTGAGATAACAAAAAACAAAGGGAAATGTGTTCCCTCAGTAGTTAGTTCTATTCAAACTGATGAAGCATTTGCAGAAAATAGACGAGTAGAAATTGAAACTAATAATCCTGCAATTTTAGCACCTGTAACTAAAAAAACTTATTCAGATTCTATTGGAATTTTTCCTCCATTGATTGACTATGATCCAATGGGAAGTAGCTATGGTGATGATGTTGAAAGTTGGAATTTGGATGTTAAACAAGATTCGAATGTTATTTTTAATGCGAATGGAAAAGGAGCGCCAAAAACTGCAACTCAATCTATTACAACCGCATTAGCAGCATCATTAACTAATAACAGACAAGTAGATGTGATATTAACATTAAAAAACTTTGAGGGTGATAAGGCAACAGATTATAAGCGAATGATGGTTGTAAAAGATTCATCAGCAGGGGAAATTAAAAGGCTATGGTTAACCTTTTTCAAAGTTGCAAAAAATAACCTAGATCCAGTAGCTGAAGCTAGCTTGAGAGTTTTTTTACAAGGTATTAAATCAACTGATGAAGTAAATATTGTTGGATATGCAGATAAACTTGGAAATGAAGCATTCAATAAAAAGTTATCAAATACTAGAGCAAAACAAGTTAGTGCCAATGTTAAAAGAATTGCTCCTAATGCAAAAATTAGTAAAGGTGAAGGAATTGGCTCATTAGCCTTCCCTCCTGGAGTATCATCTTATGAAACTCCTGAAGAAAGATTTTTAAGCAGGACAGTTCAAATTGATGTTAGCAGAACTGTTGCATCAAAAAATATTATTGTAAAATAG
- a CDS encoding DUF1232 domain-containing protein, producing the protein MSKVSKGVIWQLRKLPKYMMDGENPKYKKIAIIFAVVYIISPIDAVPELFAPVVGWLDDLGVFTLLALFLKTELNNYQKEK; encoded by the coding sequence ATGAGTAAAGTATCGAAAGGGGTTATTTGGCAACTAAGGAAATTACCCAAATATATGATGGATGGTGAAAATCCAAAATATAAAAAAATTGCAATTATTTTTGCAGTAGTTTATATTATAAGTCCAATTGATGCAGTTCCCGAGCTTTTTGCTCCTGTTGTGGGTTGGTTGGATGATTTGGGTGTATTTACATTATTAGCTCTATTTCTTAAAACAGAACTTAATAATTATCAAAAAGAAAAATAA
- a CDS encoding RluA family pseudouridine synthase, translating to MKNFLNMLEIDSSNKNKKEVPKYKVLFQDDNIVVFDKSSGIAVIPERYDIGNSLKELAEFEIGKLLTVHRIDKETSGIVLFAKNAESHRNLNIQFEKRECEKIYIAVLEGELPEDEMKIDIPIGTDPSDPTIMRPSARGKECVTIFKVINRFKGYTLVSANLLTGRQHQIRVHARAIGFPLLVDSIYGNRSNFLLSTLKRGFRTGKYSEESPIISRLTLHAQKLSINHPITNERITFESELPRDLKALIQQLSKLRRIN from the coding sequence ATGAAAAATTTTCTAAATATGCTTGAAATTGATTCAAGCAATAAAAACAAAAAAGAAGTTCCTAAATATAAGGTTTTGTTTCAAGATGATAACATTGTAGTTTTTGATAAAAGTTCAGGAATTGCCGTTATACCTGAACGATATGATATTGGAAATTCACTTAAAGAACTTGCAGAATTTGAAATTGGAAAATTGCTTACAGTTCATAGAATTGATAAGGAGACAAGTGGTATTGTTCTCTTTGCAAAAAATGCTGAATCTCACAGAAATTTAAATATTCAATTTGAAAAGAGAGAATGTGAAAAAATTTATATTGCTGTTCTTGAAGGTGAGCTTCCTGAAGATGAAATGAAAATAGATATTCCAATTGGTACAGACCCCTCAGACCCAACAATTATGCGACCAAGCGCACGTGGCAAAGAGTGTGTTACCATTTTCAAAGTGATAAATAGGTTTAAGGGATATACACTTGTTAGTGCAAATTTACTTACTGGAAGGCAACATCAAATTAGAGTTCATGCAAGGGCAATTGGATTTCCATTATTAGTTGATTCAATTTATGGAAATAGAAGCAATTTTTTGTTATCAACTCTTAAACGTGGATTCAGAACTGGTAAGTATTCTGAAGAATCCCCAATAATATCTAGGTTAACTTTGCATGCTCAAAAATTATCTATTAACCATCCTATTACTAATGAGAGAATTACATTTGAATCTGAATTACCTAGAGATTTAAAAGCTTTAATTCAACAACTTTCAAAACTTAGAAGAATAAATTAA
- the recJ gene encoding single-stranded-DNA-specific exonuclease RecJ, giving the protein MSYRWIISNNTDENAVNNLSQSINVSPTIARILAQRGITCFEDARRFFRPSLSDLHDPFIMSDMKAATERCIQAINDGEKIAIYGDYDVDGTNSSAMLHLFFKSFDSDVEFYIPDRFSEGYGISMLGIDRLHKKNINLIITIDCGITAVEQIKYAKTLGIDVIICDHHEPGSELPEAVAVLDPIKPNCPYPFKHLSGCGVGYKLVQAICIQLGKKDLENEYLDFVALAAAADIVPLIGENRSLVTHGLMKINNQPRPGLKGLIECAGLTLGKVTTSNVVFGLAPRINAAGRLGDAKRAVELLIEVDSVKAFQRAQELESENRNRRSIDEVTFNDAQEMAEEMMSKKACRSLVLYNPRWHSGVLGIVASRLVERYHLPAVMLTRLDNIIKGSARSIPHFDIHNALKVCESHLLEYGGHKYAAGLSISPDNVDKFKDAFSEYANRAITSEMLIPELNIDTEVLLDELNPKFFNIIKQFAPYGPQNLQPLFVLRNAEIIGYPRITGKDHLKFRVRSNEGFIDAIGFSMGSRLQELQSGSIYDLVCNIEENEFRGIISPQLRIHDFQFAESLVTKNDGWDWAN; this is encoded by the coding sequence TTGAGTTATCGTTGGATTATTTCTAACAACACAGATGAAAACGCAGTAAATAATTTAAGTCAATCCATAAATGTATCTCCAACAATTGCTAGAATTTTAGCTCAAAGAGGGATTACATGTTTTGAAGATGCTAGAAGGTTTTTCAGACCTAGTTTATCTGATTTACATGATCCTTTTATTATGAGCGATATGAAAGCAGCAACAGAACGATGCATACAAGCAATTAATGATGGTGAAAAAATTGCAATTTACGGTGACTACGATGTTGATGGCACAAATTCTTCTGCAATGTTACACTTGTTCTTTAAAAGTTTTGATTCTGATGTAGAATTTTATATACCAGATAGATTTTCTGAAGGTTATGGAATTTCTATGTTAGGAATTGATAGACTTCACAAAAAGAATATTAATTTAATTATCACAATTGATTGTGGTATTACAGCAGTAGAGCAAATTAAATATGCTAAAACTTTAGGAATTGATGTTATTATCTGCGACCATCATGAACCTGGTTCAGAATTGCCTGAGGCAGTTGCAGTATTAGACCCTATCAAACCAAACTGCCCATATCCATTCAAACACTTATCTGGTTGTGGTGTGGGTTACAAGTTAGTTCAAGCAATTTGTATTCAATTAGGTAAGAAAGATCTTGAAAACGAATATCTAGATTTTGTAGCTTTAGCCGCTGCTGCAGATATTGTTCCTTTAATTGGTGAGAATAGATCTTTGGTTACTCATGGACTTATGAAAATAAATAATCAACCGAGACCAGGATTAAAAGGCCTAATTGAATGTGCAGGATTGACTTTGGGAAAGGTTACAACCTCAAATGTAGTTTTTGGTTTAGCTCCTAGAATTAATGCTGCGGGTAGGCTAGGTGATGCTAAAAGAGCTGTTGAATTATTAATCGAAGTTGATAGTGTTAAAGCTTTTCAAAGAGCTCAAGAACTTGAGAGTGAAAATCGTAATAGAAGATCTATTGATGAGGTTACTTTCAACGATGCTCAAGAAATGGCTGAAGAAATGATGAGCAAAAAAGCTTGCAGATCTTTAGTTTTGTATAACCCAAGATGGCATTCTGGAGTTTTGGGAATAGTTGCTTCTAGGTTAGTTGAAAGATACCATTTACCTGCTGTTATGTTAACAAGACTTGATAACATTATAAAAGGTTCTGCTAGGTCAATCCCACATTTTGATATTCACAATGCATTAAAAGTTTGTGAATCTCATTTACTTGAATATGGAGGACATAAGTATGCTGCTGGTCTTTCAATTTCACCAGATAATGTTGATAAATTTAAAGATGCATTTAGTGAGTATGCAAATAGAGCAATTACTAGTGAAATGTTGATTCCGGAATTAAACATAGATACTGAAGTTTTATTAGATGAATTAAATCCTAAATTTTTTAATATTATAAAACAATTTGCACCTTATGGTCCTCAAAATTTGCAACCTCTTTTTGTATTGAGGAATGCTGAGATAATTGGATATCCAAGAATTACTGGCAAAGATCATTTAAAATTCAGAGTTAGATCAAATGAAGGATTTATTGATGCAATCGGTTTTAGCATGGGTTCAAGACTTCAAGAATTACAAAGTGGATCTATTTATGATTTAGTTTGTAACATTGAGGAGAATGAATTTAGAGGAATAATCTCCCCACAATTAAGAATTCATGATTTTCAATTTGCAGAATCTTTAGTTACTAAAAATGATGGTTGGGATTGGGCAAATTAA
- a CDS encoding ABC transporter ATP-binding protein: MKLLVIEHIILQKKSISEMFDSLIVKDLGKKYNNQFVFKDISLHAKNSDCIAVTGFNGSGKSTFLKILANVTEKSCGKINWVANNTEIIEDKLTRYIGFVSPYLNLYSEFTSIELIEIIQNFRGIKFDKEFAEFYLEKFNLVNRKNDLIGNFSSGMLQRVKFIIALIHNPIFLFLDEPNTNLDEIGIETYKDIIIKDSQNRITFIATNDKNDLVICNKIVSINDYK; this comes from the coding sequence TTGAAGTTATTAGTTATTGAACATATTATATTGCAAAAAAAATCTATTTCAGAAATGTTTGATTCACTAATTGTAAAAGATTTAGGTAAAAAATACAACAATCAATTTGTTTTTAAAGATATTTCACTTCATGCAAAAAATAGTGACTGCATTGCAGTTACTGGTTTTAATGGTTCAGGTAAATCTACTTTCTTGAAAATTTTAGCAAATGTTACTGAAAAAAGTTGTGGTAAAATTAATTGGGTTGCTAATAATACTGAAATTATAGAAGATAAACTAACAAGATATATTGGCTTTGTATCCCCTTACTTAAATTTATATTCTGAATTTACTTCAATTGAATTAATTGAAATCATACAGAATTTTAGAGGAATAAAATTCGATAAAGAATTTGCTGAATTTTACTTAGAAAAATTTAATTTAGTAAATAGAAAAAATGATTTGATTGGTAATTTTAGTTCAGGTATGTTACAAAGAGTAAAATTTATTATTGCTCTAATTCATAATCCAATTTTTTTGTTTTTAGATGAACCTAACACTAATTTAGATGAAATTGGAATTGAAACTTATAAAGATATTATAATTAAAGATTCACAAAATAGAATTACATTTATTGCAACAAATGATAAAAATGATCTTGTAATATGTAACAAAATAGTTTCTATTAATGATTATAAATGA
- a CDS encoding LysE family transporter, producing MESLLIGIIVGMLLTLTPGPIAVVVIRQGVIGNNRRGLLIASGAACMDVLYALIASFASSAIILSVKDFINHNDWILAIIQILCILSLLIMGIKYLSKRKLLEENETNKRVYIKNPKATSAFIGGIVMSVINIASPTFLPSLIALSGYLQTTSIVNHSSISNLLYSIGFGLGVFLWLSFLLAIIKKYHSKIPITMMSNIYKIAGYSFLIFAIILTFKIIGFDELIGLNNHNISIPSLIQSNK from the coding sequence TTGGAATCTCTCTTAATAGGAATTATAGTTGGAATGTTATTAACATTAACACCAGGTCCAATTGCAGTTGTTGTTATTCGGCAAGGAGTAATAGGAAATAACAGACGTGGTCTCCTAATAGCATCTGGAGCTGCGTGTATGGATGTTCTATATGCATTAATTGCATCATTTGCATCTTCAGCAATAATTTTATCAGTTAAAGATTTTATTAATCACAATGATTGGATTTTAGCAATAATTCAAATATTATGTATTTTAAGTTTATTGATAATGGGCATTAAATATTTAAGTAAAAGAAAATTACTAGAAGAGAATGAAACCAATAAAAGAGTTTATATAAAAAATCCAAAAGCAACTTCAGCATTCATCGGTGGAATTGTAATGTCTGTAATAAATATTGCAAGCCCAACATTCTTACCATCTTTGATAGCTCTTTCTGGCTATTTACAAACAACATCAATTGTAAATCATTCTTCAATTAGTAACTTATTGTATTCTATTGGATTTGGATTAGGAGTATTTTTATGGCTTAGTTTTCTTTTGGCTATAATCAAGAAGTATCATTCAAAAATACCAATTACTATGATGAGTAATATCTATAAAATTGCAGGTTATTCATTCCTGATTTTTGCAATAATTCTTACTTTCAAAATCATCGGATTTGATGAATTGATAGGATTAAATAATCACAATATCTCAATTCCATCATTAATTCAAAGTAACAAATAA
- a CDS encoding NAD(P)/FAD-dependent oxidoreductase — MSDFDIIVVGSGHNSLTTACYLSKDGMNVCVFEKQSNIGGAVQTEDMFNGYKMDVGGSAHFMIHHTPVVKELELEKFGLEYIDFDPWAFYPTQDGNWFAFYKDLDKTCQSISKICEEDADNYYKFIKFWDPINEGVFEIFLKTPTAKNLLKTMFSLKFGKRNDITENLRKIFSSYGQYIKETFKNESIRSAMTWLAAQSGPPPTETASADFAGWQSMIHKIGPKRPKGGSGMLTQSMGKRLINDGGKIYTSSTVKRVIIEYEKAIGIELITGECIFSKYGVVSGTHVVTTIKDLVGSQFVKKELTKRVDNIKVGNGFGMVIRCASDELPNYISNPSSLRDYNIDNPHPSHSGLQLICPSTDYLDNAYGDYLNGISAKNPAILVMTFSAIDDTLSPKGKHTCFIWSQYHPYKLSNNVEWSDIRENEAIKLIDKLSEYAPNMKNAITDYYIQTPLDIEEKHGMINGNVMHVEMSFDQMFIFRPTPSLSDYTTPIKNLYLTGASMHPGGGIFAASGYNTAKVVMKKSKRNYFSF; from the coding sequence ATGTCTGATTTCGATATAATTGTTGTTGGTTCTGGTCATAATTCCTTAACAACCGCATGTTACCTTAGTAAAGATGGTATGAATGTTTGCGTTTTTGAAAAACAATCAAATATTGGTGGAGCTGTTCAAACTGAAGATATGTTCAATGGATACAAAATGGATGTTGGTGGTTCTGCTCATTTTATGATACACCATACTCCTGTTGTGAAAGAATTAGAACTTGAAAAATTTGGACTAGAATATATTGATTTTGATCCTTGGGCATTTTACCCAACTCAAGATGGCAATTGGTTTGCATTTTATAAAGACTTGGACAAAACTTGTCAGTCTATTTCTAAAATATGTGAAGAAGATGCAGATAATTATTACAAATTTATTAAATTTTGGGATCCAATAAATGAAGGGGTTTTTGAAATATTTTTAAAGACACCAACTGCTAAAAACCTTCTTAAAACAATGTTTTCTTTAAAGTTTGGTAAAAGAAATGACATTACTGAAAACTTAAGAAAAATATTTTCAAGCTATGGGCAATATATTAAGGAAACATTTAAAAATGAATCAATAAGATCTGCCATGACTTGGTTAGCCGCACAATCTGGTCCTCCGCCAACTGAAACAGCGAGTGCTGATTTTGCTGGATGGCAATCGATGATTCATAAAATTGGACCTAAAAGACCCAAAGGAGGAAGTGGAATGTTAACTCAGTCGATGGGTAAAAGATTAATTAATGACGGAGGAAAAATTTATACTTCATCAACTGTTAAAAGAGTAATAATTGAATATGAAAAAGCAATTGGCATTGAATTAATAACAGGTGAATGTATTTTTTCAAAGTATGGAGTTGTTTCGGGAACTCATGTAGTTACAACCATAAAAGATCTTGTTGGAAGTCAATTTGTCAAAAAGGAATTAACAAAAAGAGTTGATAACATAAAAGTTGGAAATGGATTTGGTATGGTAATTAGATGTGCTAGCGATGAACTACCAAATTACATTTCAAATCCAAGTAGTTTACGAGATTACAATATAGATAATCCACATCCATCTCATTCTGGTTTACAATTAATTTGTCCATCAACTGACTATTTGGACAATGCTTATGGGGATTATTTAAATGGTATTTCTGCAAAAAACCCCGCAATTCTTGTGATGACATTCTCAGCCATAGATGATACTTTATCTCCTAAGGGTAAACATACATGTTTTATTTGGAGTCAATACCACCCTTACAAACTTTCTAACAATGTAGAATGGAGTGATATTAGAGAAAATGAAGCTATTAAACTAATAGATAAACTTAGTGAGTATGCTCCAAATATGAAAAATGCAATTACAGATTACTATATTCAAACACCTTTAGATATTGAAGAAAAACATGGCATGATTAATGGGAATGTAATGCATGTAGAAATGAGTTTTGATCAAATGTTTATATTCAGACCAACACCAAGTTTGAGCGATTACACAACTCCCATTAAAAATCTATACTTAACTGGAGCAAGTATGCATCCAGGAGGAGGAATATTTGCAGCAAGTGGATATAATACTGCAAAAGTTGTAATGAAAAAATCAAAGAGAAATTATTTTTCTTTTTGA